From Kitasatospora sp. MAP12-44:
TCCGCCGAGCCGACCCGGCAGTCGTGGGCCCTGCCCGCACGGGGCGCGATCAGCGAGTACGCCCTCAGCCACTTCATCGGCTCGCTGCGCGGCGGCACCGCGCCGTCGCCGGATCGGCGGGCGGGCGTCCTCACGGTGCGGCTGGCCATGGCCGTCCGCCGCTCCCTGGAGACGGGCGAGAGCGTGTCCGTGGCCTGAGCGCACGGCACCGGTGGGGCCGGGGCTCCCGCGTTTCGGTACCCCGGCCTCACCCCTCGGCACTCCGTGCCCTGACCTCCAGGGCGGCCCGATGAAAGGCGAGGTGCTTCAGGTGGGCCAGCAGCCGCTGGTCCGCGGGTAGCTCGGCCAGGGTGTGGCCGGCCCCCTGGGCGGCCCCCCGGTAGTCGGTCGCGAAAGTCTTGACGGTCTCCACTCCGAGCGCGAACAGCGACGTGGCCTGCGCAAGCCTGAAGCGTCCGCCGGGCGGTCCCCACCGGTCGGGGTGCGGGGTGAACAGGCACACCGAGACCTCGGCTGCCGAGCCGAGCACCTCGGCGGCGCCCATCAGCAGCGCCGGCTGGGTGCCGTTCGCCCCGATGTCGACCACGGTCAGCGGCCGCGGGTCGGCCGCTGACCGGGCGAGCAGCCGACGACCCGCGTCCAGGCAGCGTTCGGTGAACAGGCCGCTGTCGATGCCGGCCCGCACCACCGCGTCGGTCTCGGGCAAAGGAGTGCCGAACATCGTCAGCGGACCCTGGCGCAGCCGCGCCCGCTGGTCCGTGCGGTGCGCGACCTCGTCGGCGAAACGGGCGAGGAACAGCTGCTCGAACGTCTCCCCGCCGGCCGCCGACCGCTGTGCCAGGGCGCGGGCACCGGACACCAGCCTGGCCAGTTGCGAGGCGACCAGGCCGTTGTCCATCCATGCCCGGTGGCGTCCCTCAGAACTGCGCGCGGTGACCTCGTCCGCTCCGAACACGGTCCGGCTCGTACGGGACAGCACGGTGCGTTCGGCGTCGCTCAGCAGCGACAGCCGGCTGAGGTAGAACACCGTTGACGCCTGCGGGTCGTCTGCCAGCAGGTCATGGACGATCTTGAGGTGTTCCGCGTCGGTGCCCAGGAACACCACCGTGCGGTCCGGTTGCCGGGGCAGCGCCGCGGCCAGTGACGAGGCCACTTCGCGGCCCATCCGGAGGAACGCGGCGAAGAGCTCCGGCGCGGTGGGCCGCCGAGGGTCCGCCACGCCGACCGCGTCGAGCACGGCGCGGAGGTTGCGGCGGTACTCGGCCACCTCGTCCGGCCCCAGGGCTCCGGACTGCTTCAGCCCCCGGCGCAGGTGCGCGTCCAGGTCCTCCGGCGCAAGCCCCAGCTCACGGGCGCGACGGCGGGTGTCCTCGACCGCGGTTGCGGCGTCGAACGGCGCGTCGAGCCGGACGAGCCGCTCGGAAAGCCGCGTCACATGGCCGACGAGGTCCCGTGGCAGAGCAGGTGCGGCGTGCTCAACGGCGGTCACGGAGCGGCTCCAGGCTGAAGCGGAGGTCGAGGAAGGTGGCCGTGCAGCGCTCCGAGAAGGGGGCCTGTGCGAACAGCGACACCCTCAGCGGTCCCGAGGGAATCCGCAGGGTGCGGACGAACCGGTGGTCGCCGGCCGCCTCCTCGCGGTGCAGGAACGCCAGCCGGCGGCCCTCCCGCGCCACCGTGAGTTCGGTGGCGGGGCCGGCCAGTTCCGGGCCGGCCGCCTCGTCGGACTCCGGCCGGGACACCACGGTCACCACCGACCACCGGCCGTCCGGTGCCCGCTCCACGCAGGCCTTGGTCCAGCCGTCCGCGGTGTGCACCAGCAGCCCGCCCGCGTCCGCGAACCGGCTGCCCTGGACGGCCACCCGGACGGACAGCGTGAAGTCGCCGTCGAGCGTCCGGGACACCTCGGGCACCGCGTCGATCTCCCTGACGCCGGGCAGGCGGTAGAGGTCGGAGCCGGCCGGGGCGGTCAACTCCAGCCGCGGCCCGATGTCGTCGAAGGGCGCTGCGGACGACGTCACGGCGCTGACATCCCGCCGTCGACGCTCACCGCCTGCCCGGTGATCCGGCGAGCGGAGGCGAGGAAGAGGACCAGTTCCGCGATGTCCTGCGGCTGCTGGAACTCACGCTGCGGGATCATCATCCGCATCCGCTCCCAGCACTCCTCCTCGGTCTCCCCGGGCCGGGTGAACTCCTCGAGCAGGTAGTTCCACATATTGGTGCGGACGATGCCGGGGCAGACGGCGTTGACGCGCACGCCGTTGCGCGCCTCTTCCAGGGCCAGGGCGGCGGTGAACCCGATCACCCCGAACTTCGCCGCGCAGTAGTGCGCCACCTTGGCGAAGCCGCTGCGGCCTGAGACAGAGGAGAAGTTGACGATCGATCCGCCGCCGTCGGCCCGCAGCAGCGGGAGAGCGTGCTTGGACACCAAGAAGACACCGTTGAGATTGCCTTCTATCACTCGGGTGAACTCCGCCAGCTCCATCTGCTCGACCGTGCAGACATGGGTGACACCGAAGGCGTTGACCACCGTGTCCAGCTGCCCGTAGCGCTCGCCCACGGTGGCCAGCAGCGCCTGCACCGAGCCCTCGTCGGCGGCGTCGGCCGCCACGGCGGTGACGTCGCAGCCCCGGTCGCGCAGCTCTGCCGCGAGTTCCCCGGCCGCAGCGAATCCGCCGACCTCCGCGGAACGGTAGTGGTTGTACGCGGACGCCAGATGGTCCGTGTCGGCGACGACGACCCGCGCGCCGCGCAGCGCGAACGCCTCCACCACCGCGCGTCCCATGCCCCGGCCGCCGCCGACCACGAGGACCACCTTGCCGCGGTGGGCGTCGGCCGTCTCCGGCGGATCTTCCTGTCGGGTGTTCATATGCGTACGACCTCCGGGTCGGTGGGAAGGAAGGCAGCGGGAGGAGTTGATGCTCCGTCAGGTTCCCGTCGCGCCGGCCGCGGGGCCGGTCCAGAGCGTCCCGTCGGACCAGATGTAGTGGGTACCGCCCCACCTGGCCGCCGATGCGACATCGGGGAAGAAGCCGCTGCCATTGAGGTTGGCACTGGTGTTGCACAGCACGGGGATACCGCTGATCTCCTCGTAGGCGGTCAGGATCCGGCTGGTCGCCGTGTCCGTCGACGCGTCGATGGTCTGCAGCCGAGCCGTGCCGTCCAGGTGCAGAACGGCTGGAATGCGCTCGGTCCAGCCTGCCCGCGTGCGGTGCTCGAAGAGCATGTAGGGGTCGCTGCCACCCGGGGTGAAGACCTCGGCGGCACGCGAGGTCAGGCAGATGGGGGCCACCGGCCGGTAGGACGCCCGGTCCTTGATGGCGTTCAGCCGGTCCTTCACGGCGAGGCTGGTCGCCGGCGCCAGAATGCTGCGGTTGCCCAGCGCCCGCGGTCCGATCTCGGCCCGACCGGACAGCACCACAACGGGTTCGCCCCGGTGGTGCAGGAGTCCCGCCAACTGCCGTTCATCGCAGGGCGTCGGGTGCCATCCGGCCGGCACATCGCCGACGGCCACCCGCGGACCCGAGTACACGTTCCAGTCCAGGGCGATGCGCTGCTCCCGTCGGAACATCTCGCAGCTGGCGGTGCCGATGGCCGCTCCCGAGTCGTTGGGGAACGGCGGGATCCAGATCTCCCTGAACAGCCCGCTGCCACGGAGCGCGCTGTTCCACTTGATGTTCAGTGCGCAGCCACCGCCGAGGACCAGGTTCGGCCTGGACACCCTCGATCCGCGCTGTACCAGCGACCGCATCCGCTCCAGCACGAGGTTCCCCACATACGCCTGGAAGGTGGCGATGAGGTCCGCGTTGGTCAGCCCGGGGAACAGCTCGTCACGGTTGGCGGCGACCTTCCGGCCGACGTCCTTGGTGTCGTTGGACGGCGCGTCGCGGAAGTCGGCGAGGATCGTGTCGAACACCGGGAACGCGGACTCCTCCACCTTGCCGAGGGCGGCATAGGCCATGGCCTTCCCGGCAATGGACAGGTCGCTTCGCATCGCCTCATCGGGGGTGAGGCCGTCCGTGTTCCTGATGAACGGCTCGAACTGCGAGCTGAAATCGGAGAAGGTGCTTCCGGCGAGCGGAAACAGCGTGTCCACCCAGGCAACGGTCCGGGTCGCCGCCTCGACGCGGTAGAGGCGTGGTGCCATCCCACCGTCCCAGACCAGCACCAGGGCGTCCTCGCCGCGGGCCGCGAACGGGCTGGAGCAGTAGGCGCCCAGGAGGTGGTTGCTGACGTGGTGGTAGCTGGCGTAGCCGCTGCCGGGCGCGCCGAAGTCGTGGTCACCGAACGTGTGCCGGGCGATGGGATCGCCCACGCCCACCCGATCGTGGTACGGCGCGACCGTGAGCTCCAGCGGGCGGCCACCGCTCAGCGTGCGGATGCGGGACGGCTCCGTGGACACGACCTGCTCGGAGTCGTCCCCCGTGAACCAGCCGTCGACGACGAACTGATCGACGTCGGCCGGTTCCAAGCCCTCCGACCGCAGGATCTCGGTCACCCGCTCAAGATCTCCGAGAGAGCTGTACCGCTCCCCGTTCCCGAGCTTCTCGACCTCGGTGCTGAAGCGAAGCTGACCGTCCTCGATGACGGCGACCCCGCCGTCATGAGTGACTTTGATTCCACAGATCAACATGGTGTGCTGGCCTCCAGGATGACGTTCCGCCAGCTTCGCCGCATGCGGACCGCCGCCACATCACCCGGTCGGGTACAGGAGCTCACCCGGTGCGGGGACTGCACACCCGGGTGATGTGGCGACGCATCGGGGCGATCAGCATCGGGGCGGGCGCAGGCGACAAGCGAAGGAGCCGGACCGTGGGCCAGTGGTGGCGTGACGCCGTCTGCTACGAGCTGTATCCGAGGTCGTTCGCGGACGGCGACGGCGACGGGACCGGGGATCTGAAGGGTGCCGCGGCCGGGCTCGACCATGTAGCGGAGCTCGGAGCGGATGCGGTGTGGATCACCCCCTTCTACCCGTCACCGCTGGCGGACGGCGGCTACGACATCAGCGACCACACCGAGGTCGCACCCGAGTTGGGCACCCTGCAGGACTGGCACGCCCTGGTCGACCGGGCCCACACCCTGGGGCTGCGCGTGCTGGTCGACCTGGTGCCCAACCACACCTCGGTGGCGCACCCTTGGTTCCGCCAGGCCCTCTGCGCGCCGGCCGGCGCCCCGGCGCGGGACCGGTACGTCTTCCGGCCGGGACGGGGTCCGGGAGGGCAGGACGCGCCCAACGACTGGCAGTCGGCCTTCGGGGGCCCGGCCTGGAGCCGGGTGCCAGGAGACGACATGGGCCCCGCCCAGTGGTACCTCCATCTGCACACCCCGGACCAGCCCGACCTGAACTGGCGCAGCCCCGAGGTGGTCGCCGAGTACGAACGCATCCTGCGGTTCTGGCTCGACCACGGCGCCGACGGCTTTCGGGTGGATGTCGCCCACACGCTGTTCAAGGCCGCGGACCTGCCCGATGCCGGGCCCGGGCAGCACCAGGAGCCGGACCGCTACCACCTCATGCCCTACTACGACCGTGCGGAGGTGCATCCGCTCTACCGCCGGTGGCGGGCCCTGCTGGCGGACCACCCGGCGCCGGACGTCGAGGCGCCACCGGGCGAGAGACTGCTCGTCGGCGAAGTCATCCTGTTCGACCAGGAACGGCTGGCCCGCTACGTACGCCGAGGGGAGCTGCAGCACGTCTTCAACTTCGCCTACGCGCAGTGCCCTTGGGAGGGACGGGAGCTGCGTCGGGTGATCGGGGAGTCGGTTGCCGCGACCGCGGCCGTGCAGGCCCCGGCGACCTGGCTGCTGTCCAGCCATGACGCCGTCCGCCCGGTCACCCGCCTCGGCGGCGGTCCTGCCGGGCTGCGGCGCGCCCGGGCGGCGGCCCTGCTGACCCTGGCGCTGCCGGGGGCGGTCTACATCTACCAGGGCGAGGAACTCGGCCTGCCGCAGGCGTATGTGCCCGAGGACCGGCGCCGGGACCCGCTGTGGGAACTGTCAGGACGCACCGACCCGGGCCGCGACGGCTGCCGCGTACCGATTCCCTGGACGGGGGAGGAGGCGCCGTACGGCTTCAGCGCCGCGCCGCCCGAGGACTGCTGGCTTCCGCAGCCGGCCGACTGGTCCTCGCTCACCGTTCGGGCCCAACAGGCCGACGCAGACTCCACCCTGACGCTGTACCGGACCGCGCTGCGGCTGCGGCGCGCGTACCCCGCCGGCACCGACGGCTGCCGCCTGGATGGTCCCGACTCCGGTGAATGGCTGGGTTTTCACCGGGGCCGGGACCTGCGCTGCCTGGTCAACTTCGGTCCTGGCGGGCTGCGGCTCGACCCGGACGACGAGATCCTGCTGGCCAGCGCGCCCGTCACCGCAGGGGTACTGCCCCCCGACACCACCGTCTGGCTGCGCCCGGCTACGGCTCAGCGCCCGCTCGGCCCGGAGTCCAGGGAGTAGGTCAACGGGGGGACAGCCAGCGCGTCCACGAGCGCGGGGAGCGCACGGTAGTCGGCGAGGCTGCGCCCCGGGCGGGTGGCGATGGCGCGCAACTCGGGCCGGGGGAGCCCGGTGGCGTGCTCGCTGGCGGCGATCCGGGCGAGCAGCGCTTGGTCACGGCGCTGGAAGTACTCCAGGAAGACCTGCTCGGTCTCGGCCAGCAGCCGCTCATGGCCGCCGCCGGGCCGCCTTCGCACCCGGACCCGGCCGACCGTGGCACTGTCGTGGCGCAGCCTGGCCGACGGGAGCTCGCCGGCCATGGCGCGCCACAGCGTCTCGTCCTCGAACGGCGCGGTGCTGTCCGGCAGTCGGGCCGGCTCGTAGTCGCGTTCCAGCAGCCGGGCCACGAGCACGTCCTCGTCGACCACCCCCAGCGGTCCGATCCTGTCCATCCCGAACACGGTCTCGGTGTGCAGCGTGGTGGGCACCAGGTTGCGGGCGGGCAGCAGCTCGACGGCCGGTCCCATGTCCGCGGCCAGGACCGGGATCCCATGGGCGAGGGCCTCGACCACCACTCGGCCGAGGCTCTCCCGGGAGGCGGTGCTGGGGAACAGCAGCACGTCGATCCGGGAGAGGAAGTCGGTCAGCTCCGAGGGGTGGAGCAGCCCGAGCGGGGTGACGGCCTCGGAGGGAACACCCTCGGACGCCAGCCGGGCGAGGATCGTCCCGGTCTCCCAGCGCGGGTGGTTGGGCTTGCCCGCGAAGACGAGTTCGGCCCGCCCTCCGGACTCCCGGTGGTACCGCTGGAACACCCCGAGCACCTGGTCGAAGTTCTTCGCCTCCGACAGCGCACCGAGGTAGCCGATCCGCAGGGGCGCGCCCGGCGGTGGGACCGGTGCCTGCGCGGCGTGCGGGATCCGCGCCAGCATCGGGTACGCCACCGCGGAGTTGCCAGGACCGGTACCCGGGAACTCGCGCAGGAAGACCTGCCGGGTGAACTCGCTCGGGAACAGGACCACGTCGCCGGGGCGGGTGAGCGGAGCGCACAGCTCCTCCTGGGTCCAGTAACCGGACCAGAAAGTGGTGTGCACCTCCCGGACGATCCGGAAGTCGGTGCCGTGCTGCTCCCGCCACAGGTGGTAGAGGTGCGCGTACGGGCCGTTCCCGGCGTAGACCACGTCCCCGTCCCCGACGTTCGCCAGGCAGTCGCGGCCGGCCGTCTGATCGTGCAGGACGACGTCAGCACGGGCCGACAGCAGCTGCGCCATCTGCTGGTGCATCAGCACGGCACCGTCCAGGATTCCGGAGAGGTTCACCGCCGTGTAGTCATGTACGTGCAATCGCATAGTGCGCCTCCTGGCTGTTGCGGAACGACATCAGCAGGTCGCGCAGCTGTGCGGGGCTCATGCCGTGCCGCTGGAGCTGGATGTCGTGGACGCAGTTGTCGATGTCCGCCTCGACGCCGTGCACCGCGACCGGCAGCAGGTAGCGGTTGCGCAGCCACTCGCCGAACCCACCGTGCACGCCGTTGTACTCGACCGACAGGACGTGCCGGAACCGGGCCAGCCGCTCCACAACCTCCTGCCGGAGCACCGGGTTGAGCGCGGCGCAGTGCAGGTGGGGGATCCCCAGCGAGGCGTTCGCCCGGGCCAGCAGGGTGCTGGCGTAGCCGAAGCTGACCACCGCCAGGTCGCAGTCGCCGGCCTCGGGGGCGTTGAGCCACACCCCGTCGTCGATGTCCGCGGAGCAGTCCGCGGGCGGTTCGTCGAACCGGGCGTCGACCATGCTCAGCACGTGGACCGTTGAGGGTTCGCCCTCCAGCCGGTCCGTGCACGCCTGGAACTCCGCGGGCGTGATCGGCTCGTACACGCGGGTGTTGGCGATCAGTGCGAGCAGGTTGAAGGCGTTCGCCGAGCCGCCCCAGGCCCCCCAGTTGCGGCCCGCCAGCACCAGCAGGTTGCGTACGCTGGTCGACGCCTCGGTGAGCATGCTGAGCGAGTCCATGTAGTACATCGCGTCCGTGGCGACGACCTTCAGGTGCTCCGGCGGCAGGGACAGCGTCAGCCCGATGCCGAGGCTCTCGGCGAGCCCGACGTTCTGGTACGGCACCTGTCCTGACAGTCCGAACCTGGCCGCCAGATCCGCGGTGAAGACCGCGAGTTCGCGCCCCGACCGGCGCTGGAGCTCCGCGAGCCGCCGGCCGCCGGTGGAGGCGAAGGTCGGCCGGGCCGGAGCGGATCCGGTGCTCGGACGCCGGTAGCTGTGGCCGTCCTTGCGGGTGCGGCAGACCAGGGCGGTCGGGCCCGGAGTCGCGAGCAGCTCCGCCAGGGCGGCCTGGACCGCGGCAGAGTCCCTGCCGTCGACCTCCACCACGGAGCGGAAGTAGCTGCGCAGGTAGTCCCGGTTGAGCGGCTTGAGCAGCGGCTCGATCCCCATGTCATTGGCGTCGACCACCATGATGAGGTTGCCGAGTTCGGCCTCGTCGGTGAAGCGGATGCACTCGAAGGTCACGCCCTCGTGCAGCTCGCCGTCGCCGGCCAGGCACACGACCTTGCGCTCGTCGCCCTGGCGCTTCAACTCCCATGCCAGGCTGACAGCCTGAGCGACACCGACACCGAGGCTGTAGCGCATGGTGTTGCGGAACCCCCAGTCCTGGTTGACCACACC
This genomic window contains:
- a CDS encoding DUF1349 domain-containing protein; translated protein: MTSSAAPFDDIGPRLELTAPAGSDLYRLPGVREIDAVPEVSRTLDGDFTLSVRVAVQGSRFADAGGLLVHTADGWTKACVERAPDGRWSVVTVVSRPESDEAAGPELAGPATELTVAREGRRLAFLHREEAAGDHRFVRTLRIPSGPLRVSLFAQAPFSERCTATFLDLRFSLEPLRDRR
- a CDS encoding SDR family NAD(P)-dependent oxidoreductase, giving the protein MNTRQEDPPETADAHRGKVVLVVGGGRGMGRAVVEAFALRGARVVVADTDHLASAYNHYRSAEVGGFAAAGELAAELRDRGCDVTAVAADAADEGSVQALLATVGERYGQLDTVVNAFGVTHVCTVEQMELAEFTRVIEGNLNGVFLVSKHALPLLRADGGGSIVNFSSVSGRSGFAKVAHYCAAKFGVIGFTAALALEEARNGVRVNAVCPGIVRTNMWNYLLEEFTRPGETEEECWERMRMMIPQREFQQPQDIAELVLFLASARRITGQAVSVDGGMSAP
- a CDS encoding carbamoyltransferase N-terminal domain-containing protein, whose translation is MLICGIKVTHDGGVAVIEDGQLRFSTEVEKLGNGERYSSLGDLERVTEILRSEGLEPADVDQFVVDGWFTGDDSEQVVSTEPSRIRTLSGGRPLELTVAPYHDRVGVGDPIARHTFGDHDFGAPGSGYASYHHVSNHLLGAYCSSPFAARGEDALVLVWDGGMAPRLYRVEAATRTVAWVDTLFPLAGSTFSDFSSQFEPFIRNTDGLTPDEAMRSDLSIAGKAMAYAALGKVEESAFPVFDTILADFRDAPSNDTKDVGRKVAANRDELFPGLTNADLIATFQAYVGNLVLERMRSLVQRGSRVSRPNLVLGGGCALNIKWNSALRGSGLFREIWIPPFPNDSGAAIGTASCEMFRREQRIALDWNVYSGPRVAVGDVPAGWHPTPCDERQLAGLLHHRGEPVVVLSGRAEIGPRALGNRSILAPATSLAVKDRLNAIKDRASYRPVAPICLTSRAAEVFTPGGSDPYMLFEHRTRAGWTERIPAVLHLDGTARLQTIDASTDTATSRILTAYEEISGIPVLCNTSANLNGSGFFPDVASAARWGGTHYIWSDGTLWTGPAAGATGT
- a CDS encoding alpha-amylase family glycosyl hydrolase; amino-acid sequence: MRGLHTRVMWRRIGAISIGAGAGDKRRSRTVGQWWRDAVCYELYPRSFADGDGDGTGDLKGAAAGLDHVAELGADAVWITPFYPSPLADGGYDISDHTEVAPELGTLQDWHALVDRAHTLGLRVLVDLVPNHTSVAHPWFRQALCAPAGAPARDRYVFRPGRGPGGQDAPNDWQSAFGGPAWSRVPGDDMGPAQWYLHLHTPDQPDLNWRSPEVVAEYERILRFWLDHGADGFRVDVAHTLFKAADLPDAGPGQHQEPDRYHLMPYYDRAEVHPLYRRWRALLADHPAPDVEAPPGERLLVGEVILFDQERLARYVRRGELQHVFNFAYAQCPWEGRELRRVIGESVAATAAVQAPATWLLSSHDAVRPVTRLGGGPAGLRRARAAALLTLALPGAVYIYQGEELGLPQAYVPEDRRRDPLWELSGRTDPGRDGCRVPIPWTGEEAPYGFSAAPPEDCWLPQPADWSSLTVRAQQADADSTLTLYRTALRLRRAYPAGTDGCRLDGPDSGEWLGFHRGRDLRCLVNFGPGGLRLDPDDEILLASAPVTAGVLPPDTTVWLRPATAQRPLGPESRE
- a CDS encoding glycosyltransferase gives rise to the protein MRLHVHDYTAVNLSGILDGAVLMHQQMAQLLSARADVVLHDQTAGRDCLANVGDGDVVYAGNGPYAHLYHLWREQHGTDFRIVREVHTTFWSGYWTQEELCAPLTRPGDVVLFPSEFTRQVFLREFPGTGPGNSAVAYPMLARIPHAAQAPVPPPGAPLRIGYLGALSEAKNFDQVLGVFQRYHRESGGRAELVFAGKPNHPRWETGTILARLASEGVPSEAVTPLGLLHPSELTDFLSRIDVLLFPSTASRESLGRVVVEALAHGIPVLAADMGPAVELLPARNLVPTTLHTETVFGMDRIGPLGVVDEDVLVARLLERDYEPARLPDSTAPFEDETLWRAMAGELPSARLRHDSATVGRVRVRRRPGGGHERLLAETEQVFLEYFQRRDQALLARIAASEHATGLPRPELRAIATRPGRSLADYRALPALVDALAVPPLTYSLDSGPSGR
- a CDS encoding 1-deoxy-D-xylulose-5-phosphate synthase N-terminal domain-containing protein — translated: MGAQPADFERAVATSAPQLTPEENAAVQRELSQLRRLGLRDGLLATMRQIAAAVPERLYRDSAEVLLRMHEIAGSGNHQSCLSSLPTVRACFELGLIPPAGTRAPADLIVGRGHIAPSFYAEQYVRGDLPFLPLATLHQGGMTGVVNQDWGFRNTMRYSLGVGVAQAVSLAWELKRQGDERKVVCLAGDGELHEGVTFECIRFTDEAELGNLIMVVDANDMGIEPLLKPLNRDYLRSYFRSVVEVDGRDSAAVQAALAELLATPGPTALVCRTRKDGHSYRRPSTGSAPARPTFASTGGRRLAELQRRSGRELAVFTADLAARFGLSGQVPYQNVGLAESLGIGLTLSLPPEHLKVVATDAMYYMDSLSMLTEASTSVRNLLVLAGRNWGAWGGSANAFNLLALIANTRVYEPITPAEFQACTDRLEGEPSTVHVLSMVDARFDEPPADCSADIDDGVWLNAPEAGDCDLAVVSFGYASTLLARANASLGIPHLHCAALNPVLRQEVVERLARFRHVLSVEYNGVHGGFGEWLRNRYLLPVAVHGVEADIDNCVHDIQLQRHGMSPAQLRDLLMSFRNSQEAHYAIART